In the genome of Vanessa cardui chromosome 11, ilVanCard2.1, whole genome shotgun sequence, the window ggTAACACTTGCATAGAATGGGACGATTAATATTTACTCATTCTTGGGTATTATTAATCTCATCCTCGGTAATCTTTTAAGCAAATTCATAATGAATCTAGCCgcataaacaaacaatattttaatgaaaaatatacctataatatatatacccttactaaaatgttattgattACGCAtctattttgtaaatttcatatataaacttaaatatgcTATGCAACAATTATTGTACAAGATTCTGTCacatgttccaccaacccgcattggaacagcgtggtggaatatgtttcaaaccaactccttaatgggagaggaggccttaaaatttacaggctggtgctGTAAGTAATTGTGTACtgaaatattcgaaaaaatggaagaaaaacaaaacacgTTCGGGTACCTACCTATGTTttgataataaacatatatgtagatTAAATTAGGTAGAGAAACCTAGAACTTTAAAGATACATTTGTCGCTACGATGTAGAgacctacaattttttttgtgaataattAGAATTAGCATTAGTTTACATCCATTACAGATCTTTCACTAAATCCAATCGATTAGCTTGAAATTACATAGTTTCAACATACCAAGATAAATACAtatcaaataatgtttttggCATCAGTACAGTATGTTACGCTGAAatcatattaatacatattttacgaGTGCTGATACGACCCTTGGTGTGTTGTTAACGtagatttaataatgtatatcaCGTGACGAATTTCTAAGAACGCTAACCTTATTTAGTTTATCTTTCTCGTTTGCCTACTTTATGCGTTCGTAGCTATGTCAATAGTTTAAGCGATGCTATGTAAGCACTATAAGGGTGTCAATTTCATAAAAGGAAACCTACTAAACatctagaataaaaaaaatctatgttcaTAATTGTATCTTCGCATACATTTTTgtgtattaaatgaaaatgcTTGGTTAATCGGCAAATGGGTCATCGGATATTATGTGGTCAAAACTGCCCATGTTCATTGGcgctgataaatatatttagccaTCCTTActtgcgccaccaactttgggaactaaaatattatgtcccttgcgcctttaattacatgataaatatataaaccaaGCCTACATTTTTTTCACATAGTGGAAACCTTCAGCAAGGTATCAGGATCCCTGGTGGGGAAACCGGGTTATGTGGGATTAAACCAAGCCTACCTGACTTAACCTGACTGCCTCTTTTGTCTTGCTATACGATCATAAATCCCGTGGTATTCCGTGGGTTCATATCCCAGGTTGagccaataaaaagttattgattttttctATCGAAAAAATGTTATCGGGCTTATATCCGGAATTTGGTAGTCTGTACTCATGTACTTCTTGATATGGCCGAAATCGATCATAACGAATgacatataaaacataaaacaacaatacaaacataacaatttattccCATCGAGAAGAATCTATTCACCGCTGAGAAATATATCATGAGGAAATCGTCATTAAGTGatcaaaatgcaataaaataacaatttgatGTCGGGAGATCGTTATTCACATAAAACTACACCTAGCTGTTTGATTCTAGTATTATGAAACAGTATTCTTAATTTTGGGAATATTACGTTTtaacagtattttaatttatatgaaatgatttaattaatatacaacatttattatttagctACAATATGataatttctttgttaaatgcgtttttataaagattgattctataagttaaatatattatcaattaatttaattaaaaatcctaattaaaaatagcaattaCTGCACAAGTTTATCGTGACCGCGTAGAATGGTAGAGAGAATGCTACGCCATTTTTCCGATGCACCGCAATTGTGATTCTGTGAGTGAAAAATGAACCGACTCTATTGTCGGCGCTGGAGAAAATACGATGGAGGGGACAATAAAtcttttacacttttttttattatcactcGAAGTATTTGAagctataaatacatatttgtttaatttgaaataactgACCAAAGCTGACATAAAGTTTCATACATTtgccatttaaataattttccgGCCAGAATTGGAGAACAATATGTCAGCATATGGCGTGCAATATGCCTACGTACGTTTCCAAGAAATTATGTAACACTCATCTTGGTCCATTCCAGaaatttatcaaagttatcagaATCAGTAAGTATTCAAAGAGTCCTTTTCTTTGCGTAAATTCTTACTTAATTTTCTCGACGacattaatttgttaaaaaaaaagaattggaatataattttatggaaTTGATGAAAGtcgtaattaatgttataatttttatattatattcatttatcgaGAATAGAAGTTCAAtaagtgatatatttttaaacatttaagttaTCTTAATTGATATTGAATTAAAGTTACTATTTACACCGCAATCGTAGATTACGATTgccttacatattttattttcaaattatgttcACCGAAAAAATAGTTCACACGAGTGGTCGGGTTATACTTGTCTTttgatcattattaaaaaagaaatcatattcctcattttatataaactaatcaataaataaaagttataaaataactataccAGACTTATATGTTCTTTTcttctcattttatttattaaaaatcgcaCCCGAAGCCGAAGAACTTAATAATGTCCTGTGTcgtgtttatttgaatataattgtcatctttaaacaaatattttactaggAATATACTGTTTGAACTTGTAAGGAAATTCCATAttgaattttaagttaataGTTGTTATAATTCTACAGAAAGTTTTAATCACGAACTCTCTTACCCACAATTTACAACTTCTTGGaagttaattttcttataatccTGTCCTGTTCGTGCCTACACAAGTACTATAAccgtaaaagtaaagtaacagcctgtaaatttcccactactgggataaggcctcctcttccattaaggagagggtttggaacatattccaccacgcagtttcAATGCGAGTTAGAGGAatgacatgtggcagaatttcgatgaaattagactcttgcaggtttcctcacgatgtttttcttcaccgccaagcacgagatgaattataaacacaaattaagcacatatatatagtggtgcttgcctgggtttgaacccgcaatgatcgattaagatgcacgcgttctaaccactgggccatctcagctcaataaaaACCATATGTTGCCgaattatagtatataataatgaatggaTTAAGTGAAGTCGATTTACTTAGAAATGTATCTGATATGTGTACCGGTTACATAAAAGTGTAAAGTACCTAATCGTTTATCACGTGTAAttaacttgtattttatttatcatcggATATAAAATTTTCTCCCTCAATAGCACTGAAAATTAAAAGCTATTCTCGATCATGTcaactaaaatttaataaccCTGATGAAGCCACAGGGTTTACCCGAACTACACGTTATATTCATGTACTGCGTGTACATTATTCTCGTAGGTTTAttcttaaagattttttattaaaaaagtttcatcATTAGCTCAAAatcttttagaaaaaaaaagctgAAGATTAATTGAACGAAAAAGGTTACCTTGTAATACAAACCCTGCCTTACATAAGACCGAaagttgatatttaaaaataagtatttactgCATAAAACGAACTTAAACTCCACAATTTTATAAAGGAATTTAACTTCCACGTTATAATAAAGCAAATTACATCGAATTACAGTTTTACTTTTGCAAAATTAATGTTCAATTGAAAATTGATGAATTGCTACAAATTTTGTGATAAatgtgcatatatttttttaatataactacgGCTAAAAtggaattatttgaatatttttgtgagCAATATTTAATGCTATAATGACTCGTGTTTGTAGTACGTTTATGTTGAACTCTGTTGTTATTACACCATTTTTCACGATgctagattaaaatattaatgatgtctgttaaaatttaaatatataccataaaGCTGACAATGAAACCGCGCATTTGACATTTTTCCATACAaatgtagaaaataaaaacttctCAATTGCCGAAACGTCGTAAACGTCAAATgccaaattatataacattttattttatgaaaaggCAAATGAGTCACTTAACGGTAAAATGTCACCACCGCACAaagacattggcactgtaatgaatattaaatacgaTTATATATTACTAACGACACACCAGTGTGCAACCAACCATGGGAGCTAGGATGTAATGtaccttgtgtctgtaattccgacgctcactcacccttcaaaccggatcgtAGCAATACTAAACAACGCTGTTTgacagaatatctgatgagcggtacccagatgggcttgcacaaagtcttaCCGTCAATTAATTTGTCCCGTTATTATCTTGGTTTATTGCTTCGCAAACaacataaatatcatatttctcGTATTTAACGCGactttgtatgtaaataattaacatttagaGCGTAAGGTATATAAGGCAAAAGGGTCaaacttttatttgattttgcatGTGTTTCATTTCAAAGTTTAACAGTTCAAAGTTAAATATAGTACAGTACGTATAACATACGagtacattattatttcaagGGTTGGGTTGggtaaaaaacattaaagaataaaattttctCGATGTTATGAAGTCACAAAATATCCTTTAATTAATTCCGTTTTTTTATTCTCTCAATTTTATAAACCCGTATacgaaattgaataattaattctttcTAAAAATTATTTAGCTTTGATATTAAGAATTTTGTAAATCCctttagtttcatttttatagCGATAAAAACGCTTTCAGcgcttattaaattattttattcttttcgtgaaaaaaaatacagtttccGGACGCATGACACCAATACTTCAACATACACTTATACGTTTTATAATTCAGTCGCTTTCGATGAGAAGACTGCTTTATACAATTAACTGCGATTTGTATTGATTATCATATcatgtttaaaacaaaatatgatttGCAAAATATGagctacaataaaaaaaatatccaatgaACAAACGTTGTACaaagaaaaagtataaaattagaGAGTATATGTGTTTACACTCTGTGAAGGAAGCGCGCTTGAAATCtgaaattattctaaatttctAAATTCTTTAGAGTGTAAAATTCTGAAATATTTCACAGCTAAACCTAGTTTATCAAGATAATAAGATACAAAACTTattcttcttttttaaaaaatctgtagaaataaaaaaattcaaatgaaCATTTTCGGTATCACGCTGTGACAGCGGCGCAGAGGCGACGGCGTGGATTACGCGGTGCCTCTATTGTCCAGTCAGTTTCTCATTGAATTCGTCAACGTAATAAGACTGTGTTCGAGCAATTTCGTCGCATCCATTTTCATcgctatacatatattgattcctagcatttgtaattataacggacatatttataaatttattttataagaaatcaGTTACCATAGACATTAATGATAACTGAAACAATACCTCCGAGTTTTAAACAGTTCACAAATTAATTCAGTCATTTCATGCGAAATGAGTTTTTCAACATAGCAGAATCAGAATACACGTATAAAGATTAGATACATTTGTTATGGATACAATAGAATATGCTATCGAGTCCAATATACATAGACCTTGATTCtattataagataatttaatatcaCAGCGCTCCCACTTTGACAACAAATGGATGgactaaaaataatcaatctcaTACGTCACAAGACCTTCGAGAAGTTTCTTTGAAAATGTCTTCtgagatttataatttttattttcttgttacaGATAATAAAGGAGAGCGTCGAAGTTTTGAGCGGAAATGAGAAAGGGAAAAGGTCACAAACCTGATGATTGCGTGTAGCGTTGTGGATGAATTGCGAGGATGGCGAACGCAACGGCGACGGACGCTTATTGTGTGCCCGGTGCCACAAATTTTAACAAAGCGTACAGTAGACTGCACGGCTACATCGCTATAGTCATATGTATTATTGGATCTGCGACTAATTCTATTAACATAGCAGTACTCAGCCGCCGGGAAATGATCAGTTCAACAAATTCTATTCTCACTGGCCTCGCTGTGGCAGACCTCCTCGTAATGCTGGAATATATTCCATACGCTTTGCACATGAATATCAAAATAGGACCACAAGTCAATAAGAATACTTACACCTGGgctgtttttgtatattttcattcaatatttaGTCAAACCTTTCATACGATATCAATCTGGCTGGCAGTAACCTTAGCAGTTTGGCGGTTTGTTGCTATCGCTTACCCGCAAAGAAACAGAACCTGGTGCAGTAAAAAGAACACAACTCTAGCGATAGTAAGCGCTTACATAATTTGTCCGTTCCTATGTCTTCCGATATACTTTGCGATGAATATAGTGCCGAGTGAAGTGACACCGCACAATAATTCGGAATTCGCTGAGGACTTATCGTTACCACAAAACCGGACGGTGTACGTGTTAGAAATGTCTAAAAACAAAGAGTTAGTGACTGCAATCATGTGGATATATAGTGTTATTTTGAAACTCGTTCCTAGTATTGCCTTGTCTGTTCTGAGTACTTGTTTGATATCCAAGTTGACGTCAACAGAAAGAAGAAGGCAAAAGTTGCTAAAGAGATCGACGATCGGATCCAATGAGGCAAGTCTAATTATCCACAATATACTAGTTTCACTACAGattaaaagcttaaatatttagAGTTTTATAGTATCGtggatattattcaatttatattattatatttttttcatttactatgaaattaaattttgtatacatagTGTACGTATTTCaagttgtaaaatatatttccggTCCATATGTAAAGTacaatatagtttataaaatagaaaaaaaaacaagatttttGTAGGAGAGCGAAAAATTACATGaatcgtaatattatatattcaaaaccATCAATTGATTTTTGATACAATACCATTCggacatataatattatgttttaactaCAAATTGAAATGTAGGCACGTATCGAATGAAgcaatgattttaaatatattctgcgTAAATTGCCAcagtcaaattttattataatatattggaaataaggtatttattttgtcatcCTTCTGAAATACCAGGAAATAAGCCACACGAATTTATAgacttacatatataaattataaccgactactatattgttcactatatataatgttaatacaaTTCCTGTAACTTAAATAAAAGCGTATGTCCAATAAATTAGATATACATTtaagaacattttaattacagagtacaTTTCTTGTTTCATTTTCATCTTATCTTCATTTTGTCTGATGTGAAACCACACGTCTTTCTGTTGCTTCTAGACATAAATTCCTTAAAAGCAGACATGTAGCGAGCAATATTAAAGTAACTCGTAAAACTGTAACATTAACGTACAAGTAACGTTAATATCAATTGTGAATTAAAACGCTAATAGAAgggagtttattttaaattaaagctagttctattttaataaaacgacgTAGTTAACACAATACATTATAACAAAACATCTTAAGCGTCCAAATATTTACGAGACTTAAAAAGCCATTTAATTCTGAAGTAAATGTTTTGGCGTCATtagttatatattaagaaaCGACCCTAACGACGagctttgaataaattatatataatccgCTTGTAACAATGCTgccttttaaagttattttattatttattcctagTCTATTATCAAATTTCTTTGATTAAAGGGTACTCTGTTCTTCGAAGTACACCGCTTATTTGTCACttcttatttatcttaattaatgCACGAGTCAGAATATAATTCAAAGTAAATTAATCCATTCGATCtcattatattcttaatttcgACGGGACGGAATTTTGGCCAAACATGATTTTCGTACAAAAAAGACCAAAATAAAGATTCTTTCTTAATGGAGTCTTTATTGCtatcaatttacataaaaattgtaacaaaatgaaataacaatGGGTAAGGTAGAAATTGGTCTTCCCTACTTCTCATACGTTTTCAGCCGTCTGGTGCACGATAGGCAATTGCATTCATTTGTAAACAACAATAGCGCTCATGAGTCCAGTCGACGTACTTGCGTACTCTAACGGAGATACTTGATGCCATGCGACTTCTAACCGTGCACATATTAGCCTTAAGACTCTAAGTTCTAAACGACTATAATgtagagaataaaaaaaaaacattaaatctatacgtataataaaattggtgtgtctgtttgtaatattaaaatagcctttttatactcaatgcatatgtatgtatacacggtatatataccaaaataacatcttttacaatttttgtctgtgtgtctgttccggctaatctctggaacgactggaccgattttgacgggactttcactggtacataactgatataataaggagtaacttaggctacaataatatttctttttgttcaattcaaacgggtacaaggtcgcgggcacagctagtatgaaataaaattacttaacacTAAAGtagaaaatattctataaaggTCAGTAATCTATCAGAcaggatatatttaataattggtaATCTTTAAATATAGGAATATCATCTAATATGATTGTAACTAAAGTAGCTTGGTTCCAATTCTACTGACACATTGTCGCtttatcgcaatcgaatcgaaacgtAATCAACGCGGTTCTGCCATTTTCCTATTCTAGAAACACAACGATCCAATTGCGGTTCCATCGAAATTGGATCGAAATCGTATCATAACCGACATAGATTAGAATTGGTCTCTGGCCGCAAgagactaattttttttttatttatatacaaaaatcgtatacgaaaattacatatattacaatcaTGAATTAGTAACTTCTGTATATCTGTGGTTTTTTATGTAGCAAAGTATATCATACTATATACATTGTATTTTAGAGTTGAATTGGTTTAAATAGCAAATAATTTGGACTTTACTGAGCGAAACATATTTTATGCTATTTATTCAGGTTAAAATGTATCGTGTATTCTTTTCCTAATCGAACAACACGTTAAAATAATGCTTAAACGTCTAAGAGCTTCAAAGACGCTTACGTTCTTAAAAGTTTCACTTTGAGAAGAATACCGGAGAGAGTGCTTAGGAACACTTTAAGATCAAAGAAATGATTTCGGGACTTGCTACGTCTGCAATGTAATAGATATTGGAAAAAATCATTTTCGCTTATGTGATCAGAagtttattacattacaaatttaaaaagtattttatttgacacttacctataatataaagtttatatatgaAGTTGTCATTTAACGTtctctttaaattatttgtattttaatgagGGTTTTATATGTTAAGGCCGAAAAACAATCGTTGGCCGACGAGTCGTCAGCGCGAAGGTCGAGTCGAACTGATCGAACTACGAGGATGCTGCTGGCAGTCCTTGGACTTTTTCTATCAACAGAAGTACCTCAAGGTCTTTTAGGCCTTGCGAGCGCATTAGCACCGGACTTTTTTAAAAGCTGCTACAGTATGTTCGGTAAGTTATTTACACattatgaattttcaatttgGTATTATATTCCTTttcatttttgatataaaatgatatgattagcttttaaataatacaaaataatataagtttatttttatacatgtatatcgCTTTAATATGTAACCATAAAAAtgctattaatattcaatattttactattaaataactataaaaaacattcaatttagtACTACTAGTAGTAATATTGCATTGGTCACGAGAAATTTGCTTGTGTCCCTGGTTTACGATCTTTACGTATATATTTACACGAAAAGCGGCACATTTGGAAACCTTATCTTACTACAGCAGTTGCCGAATTCTTACGACgtcaataaaatgttaatgttaaaCGTCGTAAACtcatacattaaaaatgaaaattacctAATTAAATCCTAAAGTATATGATGTAATAatggtctttttttaattccagtatttatatatatatatacaaaagatatatatcttttgtttatacattaaaatatgtacatatgtattgatTACCAACTAAATCTTCGGCTGTACTTGCGCGAGATTTATAAAACTACATCTATAGCACACAAACTAAAtaagtgaaattaatttaaaaaagtataggtACTCCTGTTCTTCTTCGTCACCAACATTTATCCAAACCCGTTCAATGGCTTAAGCGtaaaagagttactttcgtagcttcacttaatggtgacgattcaaaagtgtttgtaaaagcctacttgaataaggtttattttgattttgattactaatttaataattcttgtCATCTTATAATATTCCTATCTTTTGAACTACTTACAATATATCCCAACTGCTAATTTCAGATAAGAGTTAATTCAGGTTCGAAAgagtgtatataaataaacccATACGACTTAAATGTTcagtgtttaaaatttaaaatcaatcgaaAAGTTCGTATCAGCTAATTAAAATTTCACTCACCAGGTACCGTGGCCAATGAGCTGTACTAATTAGGCTGTGCGTTCGATTAAGCAGAGTCGAACGAAACTCAATTTACATCACAGTTACGAGTATCTACAAAAATTTATTCGAATGAAGTTACTAACaagaaactttattcaaataaaaattataattactcttAACGAATGACACCTAGGCCGAAATAAGTATAAgatttgtttgtgtttatattagttatctatattaattttataaatgggaaagtaactatgtctgtctgtctgtctgttcctctttcacggccaaaccgccTAACCGAATCTgatgaatttggtatgaagcaaacttcaactctaagaaaggacatcgactacttttttgcctaaaacatgacaactaacacgcGAGCGAAACTGCGAGCGACAATTAGTTTTGATTAATTAGTTCAGGACAAAAAATGCTCTCAAGCTTGTTTATTTATGTCACCGAGCATgctatttaattcataatatatagcGAACAGAACTTTATTCCTACCGAGTCTCACGGCACCTTCctctttatttctatattttattaaaattaaaaatttatatcatttccATTAGCGTGCATTAAGATGAGTTAGTGACGGTCATGCTTACAAAAGTGTCCGACGCCTAAGGTACAGACAGCAAAAGATACAaaagaggttatatatatttgttaggtttactttattaaaaatcagaTAATGTACCGTGAACAGGCGCGCCttcataattgaatatattcataAGGAGTTTGGTATACGTGATGTCGTTACATTGttagaattatttgaatatcatgggttatgtataatattatgaaaaaaaaatataatatgactaaTTTTGTACACTTCCTATATAGTCGTAGTCCATAGTATTTTTACGTATTTTTCGATCAGATTGGGATTTCATTCGTACTAGTTATTAGAATTAggagtataaaaaaataacctgcaattgtttttaaaaaggcatttttagaaatatttatttgagtattgcatagtatatgtatagtatTGTAACTTGTTATACAAGTTATACCAATAccttgtcaaaataataatatcagtttTAAGAATTGCAAAATCTTATATTTCTATCAGAAGTACAATAAGGGAATGTGCTCAAAAGTGAGAGATGCTGTCTGCATCTTAAGTAATAGAACTAACGCGTCACCTGTTTGTCTGTACTTTGATGGATGGATAAATATTACAGTAAACTTCATATACTGTAAGAAGTGTCTGCTCAATCGAATAAACGATACGCAAAAGCAGCGAATACAAAAAaggaactaaattattattagtagatcagataaattaataatacttttgtgtaaatatttttttacatacatttctTATCAGATTTTctactgaatattttaaatttaatgcgtTATCTTAGACTGTCTCTGTAAAGATGGCTTTGTAAACCGTAAAACCCCGAAGCTCTCTTGAATTATCAAATAGTTAAAATGGATATTAGCATAATTGATTAGGggatgttaatttaaattttctagtCCTTGACGAGACCCAAATTAACGTTTGAAGATAATCTTAGAATTATATTAGACCTAAAATTATTCGAACCcatttttaacccccgacgcaaaaacgactaggtgttataagtttgacgtgtctgtgtaAATGGGTATGTGTCTGTCTGTGGTATCGTAGCTCCCAAACGAATGATCcgatttgatgcggttttttttattgaaagtcaTATATCAGTTATATATCAGTTGAGAGTGTTCTTAGCTATGTTTGGTGAAAATCGGTTCAGATCTTTATCTTCAGGTTCAGGTCATCAGGTCGTTTTTTAGGTGTGATAGGAA includes:
- the LOC124533860 gene encoding G-protein coupled receptor dmsr-1-like; the protein is MANATATDAYCVPGATNFNKAYSRLHGYIAIVICIIGSATNSINIAVLSRREMISSTNSILTGLAVADLLVMLEYIPYALHMNIKIGPQVNKNTYTWAVFVYFHSIFSQTFHTISIWLAVTLAVWRFVAIAYPQRNRTWCSKKNTTLAIVSAYIICPFLCLPIYFAMNIVPSEVTPHNNSEFAEDLSLPQNRTVYVLEMSKNKELVTAIMWIYSVILKLVPSIALSVLSTCLISKLTSTERRRQKLLKRSTIGSNEAEKQSLADESSARRSSRTDRTTRMLLAVLGLFLSTEVPQGLLGLASALAPDFFKSCYSMFGDLMDVLALFTSSVNFVLYCSMSRQFRCTFARLARRMLYATEEPAKFGTKLEPTTQFEGSPVRYSDRSPPSPGWWRVLYRFNRFIPPSNTIQ